A genomic stretch from Kribbella amoyensis includes:
- a CDS encoding 3-deoxy-7-phosphoheptulonate synthase gives MNTLPHRTDQGAVVDRRIEKTVPLVTPATLHDELPLTDKLADAVVAGRDAVARVLDGTDDRLLVVVGPCSVHDAQAALEYADRLRPVAERLSDGLLVVMRVYFEKPRSTLGWKGLINDPGLDGSGDVNTGLRTARALLLEVLDKGLPVGCEFLDPITPQYIADTVGWGAIGARTVESQVHRQLSSGLSMPIGMKNRPDGSIGTAVDAIKAAAVPHVFTGIAHDGAPAILHTRGNPDCHLVLRGSDAGPNYDAESVEGALELLRKAGLPERVVVDASHGNSRKDHRRQPEVAAEIGAQVAAGNSAIVGVMLESFLVEGRQDLDPTRELIYGQSITDACLSWETTETVLEGLRDAVLARRRTNA, from the coding sequence ATGAACACCCTGCCGCACCGTACCGATCAGGGCGCGGTCGTCGACCGACGGATCGAGAAGACCGTCCCGCTGGTCACCCCGGCGACGTTGCACGACGAGTTGCCGCTGACCGACAAGCTCGCCGACGCCGTCGTGGCCGGCCGGGACGCGGTCGCCCGCGTGCTGGACGGTACCGACGACCGGCTGCTCGTCGTCGTCGGCCCGTGCTCGGTCCACGACGCCCAGGCCGCGCTGGAGTACGCCGACCGGTTGCGTCCCGTCGCCGAGCGGCTGTCCGACGGCCTGCTGGTCGTGATGCGCGTGTACTTCGAAAAGCCGCGGTCCACGCTCGGCTGGAAGGGGCTCATCAACGACCCCGGCCTGGACGGCTCCGGTGACGTGAACACCGGGCTGCGGACCGCCCGCGCGCTGCTGCTGGAGGTCCTGGACAAGGGCCTGCCGGTCGGCTGCGAGTTCCTCGACCCGATCACCCCGCAGTACATCGCGGACACCGTCGGCTGGGGCGCGATCGGCGCCCGCACGGTGGAGAGCCAGGTGCACCGGCAGCTCTCGTCCGGGCTGTCGATGCCGATCGGGATGAAGAACCGCCCGGACGGCAGCATCGGTACGGCGGTCGACGCGATCAAGGCGGCCGCGGTCCCGCACGTGTTCACCGGTATCGCGCACGACGGCGCCCCGGCGATCCTGCACACCCGCGGCAACCCCGACTGCCACCTGGTCCTGCGCGGCTCCGACGCCGGCCCGAACTACGACGCCGAGTCCGTCGAGGGGGCGCTGGAGCTGCTCCGCAAGGCGGGCCTGCCCGAGCGAGTCGTCGTCGACGCGAGCCACGGCAACTCCCGCAAGGACCACCGCCGGCAGCCCGAGGTCGCGGCCGAGATCGGGGCCCAGGTGGCGGCCGGGAACAGCGCGATCGTCGGCGTGATGCTGGAGTCGTTCCTGGTCGAGGGCCGCCAGGACCTGGACCCGACCCGCGAGCTCATCTACGGTCAGTCGATCACCGACGCCTGCCTGAGCTGGGAGACCACCGAGACCGTGCTCGAGGGACTGCGCGACGCGGTGCTGGCCCGCCGTCGTACCAACGCGTGA
- the ybaK gene encoding Cys-tRNA(Pro) deacylase, which translates to MAKSKQAGQGTPATVALIKAGLPFTTHAYEHDPAAKSYGLEAAEVLGLPAEQVFKTLLVEVDGKLAVGVVPVDRQLDLKAVAAALDGKKAVMADPAAAERTTGYVVGGISPIGQKRRLPTVVDTTATQYPTVYVSGGRRGLDLGLTPTDLITVTTARTAAIAR; encoded by the coding sequence GTGGCGAAAAGCAAGCAGGCCGGGCAGGGAACGCCGGCGACGGTCGCGCTGATCAAGGCGGGGTTGCCGTTCACGACGCACGCCTACGAGCACGACCCGGCCGCGAAGTCGTACGGGCTGGAGGCGGCCGAGGTGCTCGGGCTGCCGGCCGAGCAGGTGTTCAAGACGCTGCTCGTCGAGGTCGACGGCAAGCTCGCCGTCGGCGTCGTCCCGGTCGACCGGCAGCTCGACCTGAAGGCGGTCGCGGCCGCGCTCGACGGCAAGAAGGCCGTGATGGCCGACCCGGCCGCGGCGGAACGCACCACCGGGTACGTGGTCGGCGGGATCAGCCCGATCGGCCAGAAGCGCCGGCTCCCGACGGTCGTCGACACGACCGCCACGCAGTACCCCACGGTCTACGTCTCCGGCGGGCGCCGCGGGCTCGACCTCGGCCTGACCCCCACCGACCTGATCACCGTCACCACCGCGCGCACGGCGGCGATCGCCCGCTGA
- the narI gene encoding respiratory nitrate reductase subunit gamma yields the protein MNEILWVVFPYICLTVFVVGHVWRYRYDKFGWTTRSSQLYETRLLRWGSPLFHFGILAVFLGHVMGLGIPKSWTEAAGVSEGLYHFFAVSIGAVAGFCTVVGMTILIYRRRTVGPVFSATTVMDKVMYLFLATVILLGLANTVVANLVGDYDYREGVSVWFRGIFRFDPHPELMADAPLTFQLHGLVAIALFALWPFTRLVHVFSAPLGYLTRPYIVYRSRDTARPGTHAPRRGWDNR from the coding sequence ATGAACGAGATCCTCTGGGTGGTGTTCCCGTACATCTGCCTGACCGTGTTCGTGGTCGGGCACGTCTGGCGGTACCGGTACGACAAGTTCGGCTGGACCACCCGGTCGTCGCAGCTGTACGAGACCCGGTTGCTGCGCTGGGGCAGCCCGTTGTTCCACTTCGGCATCCTCGCGGTCTTCCTCGGCCACGTGATGGGACTCGGGATCCCGAAGTCGTGGACCGAGGCGGCCGGCGTCTCCGAAGGGCTGTACCACTTCTTCGCCGTGTCGATCGGTGCCGTGGCCGGCTTCTGCACCGTGGTCGGGATGACGATCCTGATCTACCGGCGGCGGACCGTCGGCCCGGTGTTCTCCGCGACCACGGTGATGGACAAGGTGATGTACCTCTTCCTGGCCACGGTGATCCTGCTCGGCCTGGCGAACACCGTGGTCGCCAACCTGGTCGGCGACTACGACTACCGGGAAGGGGTGTCGGTGTGGTTCCGCGGCATCTTCCGGTTCGACCCGCACCCCGAACTGATGGCCGACGCGCCGTTGACCTTCCAGCTGCACGGCCTGGTCGCGATCGCCCTGTTCGCGCTCTGGCCGTTCACCCGGCTCGTCCACGTCTTCAGCGCGCCGCTCGGGTACCTCACCCGGCCGTACATCGTCTATCGCAGCCGCGACACCGCCCGGCCCGGTACGCACGCACCGCGGCGGGGCTGGGACAACCGCTGA
- the narJ gene encoding nitrate reductase molybdenum cofactor assembly chaperone: MTGKRPGPRLPAEQLAIAWQSASLLLDYPDEELAFRLDLIQRLSGQLPFPVGEPLRRTVARLGAIALPLAQREYVECFDSRRRTNLYLTYFAHGDTRRRGVALLRFKQTYLRSGYVLDDTELPDHLCVVLEYAATVDQRLGWRLLLDHRAGLELLRLALADADSPWLGAVEAVTGTLPPLVGDELTAVRRLAAEGPPREEVGLTPYAVPPMPGARR, translated from the coding sequence ATGACCGGCAAGCGTCCGGGGCCGCGGTTGCCGGCCGAGCAACTGGCGATCGCGTGGCAGTCCGCGTCGTTGCTGCTCGACTATCCGGACGAGGAGCTCGCGTTCCGGCTCGACCTGATCCAGCGGTTGTCCGGCCAGTTGCCCTTCCCCGTCGGTGAGCCGTTGCGACGTACGGTCGCGCGGCTCGGGGCGATCGCGCTCCCGCTCGCGCAGCGCGAGTACGTCGAGTGCTTCGACTCGCGAAGGCGAACGAACCTGTACCTCACGTACTTCGCGCACGGCGACACCCGGCGACGAGGGGTCGCGCTGCTGCGGTTCAAGCAGACGTACCTGCGCTCCGGGTACGTCCTCGACGACACCGAGCTGCCCGACCACCTGTGCGTCGTCCTGGAGTACGCCGCGACCGTGGACCAGCGACTCGGCTGGCGGCTCCTGCTCGACCACCGCGCCGGGCTCGAACTCCTCCGGCTCGCGCTGGCCGACGCGGACTCCCCCTGGCTCGGCGCGGTCGAGGCGGTCACGGGGACGCTGCCGCCGTTGGTGGGTGACGAACTCACCGCCGTCCGCCGGCTCGCCGCCGAAGGCCCACCGCGCGAAGAGGTCGGCCTCACCCCGTACGCCGTGCCGCCGATGCCGGGAGCCCGCCGATGA
- the narH gene encoding nitrate reductase subunit beta — MRVMAQLAMVMNLDKCIGCHTCSVTCKQAWTNRTGTEYVWFNNVETRPGQGYPRTYEDQETWKGGWTLNRRGRLALKGGGRLRKLLTIFSNPKLPSLQDYYEPWTYDYATLTDAPAQEHTPVARPRSLITGQETKVTWSANWDDDLGGSKATAERDPILKAVGDKVRFEFEQTFMFYLPRICEHCLNPSCAASCPSGAIYKREEDGIVLVDQDRCRGWRMCVSGCPYKKVYFNHRTGKAEKCTFCFPRVEVGLPTVCSETCVGRLRYIGLVLYDADRVLAAASTTDEHGLYEAQREVFLDPNDPEVRREAERAGIPHDWVEAAQRSPVYALINKYKVALPLHPEYRTMPMVWYIPPLSPVVDVVKETGEDPEDRGNLFAAIDALRIPIEYLAELFTAGDVAPVDAVLHKLAAMRSYLRDINLGRDPDARIPASVGMSEEDLYDLYRLLALAKYDERYVIPPAHAEQGHALEELATECSLDYEGGPGMGGSGPFGEGSGAPTPVAVENFRMLRDRQTADTMASPEDKGERVNLLNWDGKGAPQGLFPPRSDGDPQ; from the coding sequence ATGCGCGTGATGGCCCAGCTCGCGATGGTGATGAACCTGGACAAGTGCATCGGGTGCCACACCTGCTCGGTGACCTGCAAGCAGGCGTGGACGAACCGCACCGGCACGGAGTACGTGTGGTTCAACAACGTCGAGACCCGGCCCGGCCAGGGGTACCCGCGCACGTACGAGGACCAGGAGACCTGGAAGGGCGGCTGGACGCTGAACCGGCGCGGCCGGCTCGCCTTGAAGGGCGGCGGCCGGCTGCGCAAGCTGCTGACGATCTTCTCGAACCCGAAGCTGCCCTCGTTGCAGGACTACTACGAACCCTGGACCTACGACTACGCCACGCTGACCGACGCGCCGGCCCAGGAGCACACCCCGGTCGCGCGGCCGCGGTCGCTGATCACCGGCCAGGAGACCAAGGTGACCTGGTCGGCGAACTGGGACGACGATCTCGGCGGCTCCAAGGCGACGGCCGAGCGGGACCCGATCCTGAAGGCGGTCGGCGACAAGGTCCGGTTCGAGTTCGAGCAGACGTTCATGTTCTACCTGCCGCGGATCTGCGAGCACTGCCTCAATCCGTCGTGCGCCGCGTCCTGCCCGAGCGGGGCGATCTACAAGCGCGAGGAGGACGGCATCGTCCTGGTCGACCAGGACCGCTGCCGGGGCTGGCGGATGTGCGTGTCCGGCTGCCCGTACAAGAAGGTCTACTTCAACCACCGGACCGGCAAGGCGGAGAAGTGCACGTTCTGCTTCCCCCGCGTCGAGGTCGGCCTGCCGACGGTCTGCTCGGAGACCTGCGTCGGCCGGCTGCGGTACATCGGGCTGGTGCTGTACGACGCGGACCGCGTGCTCGCCGCGGCGTCGACGACGGACGAGCACGGCTTGTACGAGGCACAACGTGAGGTCTTCCTCGACCCGAACGACCCCGAGGTCCGCCGGGAGGCCGAGCGCGCCGGGATCCCGCACGACTGGGTGGAGGCGGCCCAGCGGTCCCCCGTGTACGCATTGATCAACAAGTACAAGGTCGCGCTGCCGTTGCATCCGGAGTACCGGACGATGCCGATGGTCTGGTACATCCCGCCGTTGTCGCCCGTGGTCGACGTGGTCAAGGAGACCGGCGAGGACCCGGAGGACCGCGGCAACCTGTTCGCCGCGATCGACGCACTGCGGATCCCGATCGAGTACCTGGCCGAGCTGTTCACCGCGGGCGACGTGGCTCCTGTCGACGCCGTCCTGCACAAGCTGGCCGCGATGCGCTCGTACCTGCGGGACATCAACCTCGGCCGGGACCCGGACGCCCGGATTCCGGCGAGCGTCGGGATGAGCGAGGAGGACCTGTACGACCTGTACCGCCTGCTGGCGTTGGCGAAGTACGACGAGCGGTACGTGATCCCGCCGGCGCACGCGGAGCAGGGGCACGCGCTGGAGGAGCTCGCGACGGAGTGCTCGCTCGACTACGAGGGTGGCCCGGGGATGGGCGGATCCGGGCCGTTCGGCGAGGGTTCGGGGGCGCCGACGCCGGTCGCGGTGGAGAACTTCCGGATGCTGCGGGACCGCCAGACCGCCGACACGATGGCGTCGCCCGAGGACAAGGGCGAGCGGGTGAACCTGCTCAACTGGGACGGCAAGGGCGCGCCGCAAGGGCTGTTCCCACCGCGGTCCGACGGAGATCCGCAATGA